In Desulfosudis oleivorans Hxd3, the DNA window CAAATCCAATTCTATTGCATGGCTGGCCCATCATCTGGCCAGTTTTTACAAAACCAGCAAAGACACGGCCAGAATGTTTGACTGTATCGTGGTGGTGTCTGACAGAAAGGTGCTGGACAAGCAGCTTCAGGACACCATCAAGCAGTTCGAGCAGGTCAAGGGTGTGGTCCAACCCATAGACAAAACATCGGGCCAGTTGAAAGAGGCCCTTGAAAAGGGCAAAAGCATCATTATCACCACTATCCAGAAGTTCCCGGTGATTTCAAAAACCATGACCGAACTGAAGGGAAAGCGGTTTGCGGTTATCATCGACGAAGCTCATTCCAGCCAATCCGGCGAAACATCCAAGCATTTGAAAAAAGTGCTGTCCGTCAACCTGGAGGAAGCTGAAGAAGAAGACACGGTAGAATTTGACCTGGAAGATGAGATTGTCGAAGAAATCACTTCCCGTGGCCGGCAGCCGCACATCAGCTTTTTCGCCTTTACCGCCACACCCAAGGGCAAAACCCTGGAACTGTTCGGCAGAAAAAATTCTGCCGGCAAGTTTGTCGCCTTTCACACTTACTCCATGCGGCAGGCCATCGAGGAGCATTTTATTCTGGATGTGCTGGAAAACTACACCACATTCAAACGGTATTTTAAGCTGGCCAAAAAGGTCGAGGGTGACAAAGAGTACGAAAAAAAGAAAGCTCTTCGGCTGCTCATGTCCTATGTGGATTTACATCCGCACGAAATCGAAATGAAGTCCCGTATCATGCTGGACCATTTTCTGGAAAAAACAGCCAATGCCGTCCAGGGAAAGGGCCGGGCCATGGTTGTTACCCGGTCCCGGCTTCATGCTCTCCGGTTTTATCTGAACTTTAAACGGCTGATGAAGGAGATGAACCTCCCCTTCAAACCCCTGGTGGCATTCTCCGGCACGGTCAAAGACCCGGACAGCGGGGACGAACACACCGAGACCAGCCTTAATGAACTGCCCTCCAGCCAGATCGTCACGGCATTTAAAACCCCGATTTACCGTATCATGATTGTCGCCAACAAATTCCAGACCGGATTTGACGAGCCGATGCTTCATACCATGTATGTTGATAAAAAACTTGGCGGTGTTAATGCCGTTCAGACATTGAGCCGCTTAAATCGTACCATGCGGGGTAAGAGCAGCACCATGGTTCTGGATTTTGTCAATGATACTGAAGCGATTAGGCTGGCTTTTCAGGATTATTACCAGACCGTATTCCTGGAAGAAGAAACAGACCCTGACAAGCTGTACGATTTACAGGCCGAGATCGAGGGCTTTTCCCTTTTTATATCCAAGGAGGTGGACGCCTTTGCTGAAATCTTTTTCCATCCCTCTGAGCCGATGGAAAAACTCCAGCCCATTCTGGACACCGTTGTAAAACGATGGAAGGCTATTCCGGACGACAACACAAAAGAGGACTTTCGCTCTGCCCTTCAAAGCTTCATCCGGCTTTACGGGTACATCTCTCAGATTATAACTTTTCAGGATGTCGAGCTGGAGAAGCTGTATGTATTCTGCCGCAACCTGAACCGCAAACTGCCGAAGCGGAAAGGCCAACTGCCCTATGAGATTCAGGATGCCATTGACCTGGCATCGTTTCGGATGCAAGAAACCTCATCCGGCTGGATTCGCCTTGAGAAGACAGACGGTGAAGCCAAGGGCATCAGCCTCGGCACCCCCCAGCACACGAATGATGAGAAAGACCTGCTGTCAAACATTATTAAGACACTGAACGACACCTATGGCATTGAACTGACGGATGATGACAGGGTGGATATCGGAAAAATGCAGGAGAAGCTTCAGCAACGGGATGACCTGCGGGAAGTAATGACCGGTGACAACACACTTGAAAATATGCGATACAAGTTTGACAAAGTGGTGGATGAACTGCTGTTGGATTTTGTCCACACCAAGCTCAACCTTTACAAAAAGCTCAGTGATGAGAAAGTGAACCCGCTGTTCAAATCAAAATGGTTTGAAGGGTACCTGAGGGATAGCAGAACAGACGTTCATCAGCGGGTTTGATTGCTTGCTTCATAAATATGATAAGAATATCTTTCCAGCCTAAGGCAATATGACTTTTATGCTTCTGTATGATGTTATGGTGGGTATGCTGATAAAAAGAAGGGGGCTAATACGCATAGGGGGATTAAAATGGGCACATGCACCGCAAAGGACACAAACCCGGAATACTGGTCAGACTATTCAAATCTACAGCACGTGAAGCATAAAATAATTCAGAATTACCTCAATGGTTGGTTCCCCAAATTAGGTAGATGGTCTGGCCGGATATGCTACTTTGATACACATGCTGGCAGAGGTCGCCATAAAGGCGGTCAGGAAGGATCTCCACTGGTAGCACTTGGTTGTATTTTGAATCACAAACACAGGGAATCTCATTTGTCAGGGTGCGAAATAAAAATGTTTTTCATTGAAGCAGACGACCAAAACTGTTGTGCCTTGCAAAATGAGATTAATCGTTTGGGACCGCTTCCAAAGCAGGTTCAGGTCCATACTATTACAGAGAATTGTTTTGACACTCTTCAGTCGATTCTGGAGCATCTGAACGAATCTGGGAATTCATTGGCCCCTGCGTTTATTTTCGTTGACCCGTATGGCTTCAAA includes these proteins:
- a CDS encoding type I restriction endonuclease subunit R, coding for MSPGYLEQDFEEHIEQHLLKSGYHKRKPEEYDKEACLIPAEVLKFIQSSQPKEYKKLQGYLKSETDQKILSRLSAEVAKSGALSVLRKGFKTRGCTFKMAFFKPTSGMNPETQKVYKDNRFAIIRQLKYSVKNENSLDIALFLNGVPIITAELKNSLTGQFVENAIKQYKQDRDPREQLFKFKRCLVHFAVGNEKAFMTTRLQQDKTTFLPFNLDTENPVNPGGHKTAYLWEDILQPDTLLDLIQNYLHIQKVKEQYYDKASGKVKSQEHEVFIFPRFHQLDAVRKILAAVREDGAGNNYLVQHSAGSGKSNSIAWLAHHLASFYKTSKDTARMFDCIVVVSDRKVLDKQLQDTIKQFEQVKGVVQPIDKTSGQLKEALEKGKSIIITTIQKFPVISKTMTELKGKRFAVIIDEAHSSQSGETSKHLKKVLSVNLEEAEEEDTVEFDLEDEIVEEITSRGRQPHISFFAFTATPKGKTLELFGRKNSAGKFVAFHTYSMRQAIEEHFILDVLENYTTFKRYFKLAKKVEGDKEYEKKKALRLLMSYVDLHPHEIEMKSRIMLDHFLEKTANAVQGKGRAMVVTRSRLHALRFYLNFKRLMKEMNLPFKPLVAFSGTVKDPDSGDEHTETSLNELPSSQIVTAFKTPIYRIMIVANKFQTGFDEPMLHTMYVDKKLGGVNAVQTLSRLNRTMRGKSSTMVLDFVNDTEAIRLAFQDYYQTVFLEEETDPDKLYDLQAEIEGFSLFISKEVDAFAEIFFHPSEPMEKLQPILDTVVKRWKAIPDDNTKEDFRSALQSFIRLYGYISQIITFQDVELEKLYVFCRNLNRKLPKRKGQLPYEIQDAIDLASFRMQETSSGWIRLEKTDGEAKGISLGTPQHTNDEKDLLSNIIKTLNDTYGIELTDDDRVDIGKMQEKLQQRDDLREVMTGDNTLENMRYKFDKVVDELLLDFVHTKLNLYKKLSDEKVNPLFKSKWFEGYLRDSRTDVHQRV